In Candidatus Syntrophosphaera sp., one genomic interval encodes:
- the clpB gene encoding ATP-dependent chaperone ClpB — protein sequence MNTQRFTLRSQETLQSMQNLAQENGHQEIRDLHLLAAMLKQSDSLVLPALQKLEVNTSALSAQIEDALKTLPRVSGAQIYLSQEVLDVLHQAEREADQLQDDYISLEHVLLALLHKGKEAAKLLKANGADADKLLLALKELRGNQRVTDQNPEAKFQALEKYARNLTRLARQEKLDPVIGRDDEIRRAVQILSRRRKNNPILIGEPGVGKTAIVEGLARRVVARDVPENLKDKDILELDMAALLAGAKFRGEFEERLKAVLGEVEKSDGRIILFIDEIHTVVGAGAAEGAVDASNMLKPALARGSLHCIGATTIDEYRKHIENDPALERRFQPVLVQEPSVEDTISILRGIREKYEVHHGVQITDNALVSAAVMSDRYISDRFLPDKAIDLIDEACAKLRMEIDSLPSELDEAERKLRQLEIERLSLAKEKDSLSKQRLEKISSEIAQLSEERNALRLRWENEKKVFERARALRTEIDALKSQADKAEREGDYETTAKLRYGSIKEKENELAELTKELGAAAEEDNDPLIKEKVDEELIAEVVSKWTNIPVSKLVQSEMNKLLGLEDILAQRVIGQREGITALANAIRRSRSGLSDTNRPIGSFIFLGPTGVGKTELAKTLAAYLFDTEKAMLRLDMSEFMEKHSVARLIGAPPGYVGYDEGGYLTEGVRRRPYSVILFDEIEKAHPDVFNILLQILDDGRLTDGKGRTVDFRHSVIIMTSNIGSQEIYECDDLEALRPQLMGTLKQYFRPEFLNRLDDVIIFHRLSKENIRQIVAIQLKQLAGRVREKGIELDWTQALVDHIATAGYDPQFGARPLKRLIQKDLEDAMAKAVLAGFAGPVMKLDFRSGEVLIT from the coding sequence ATGAATACGCAAAGATTTACGCTCAGGAGCCAGGAGACCCTGCAGTCCATGCAAAACCTGGCCCAGGAAAATGGGCATCAGGAGATCCGGGACCTGCATCTGCTGGCCGCGATGCTCAAGCAGAGCGACTCCCTGGTGTTGCCCGCGCTGCAAAAGCTGGAGGTAAATACTTCCGCCCTGTCCGCCCAGATCGAGGACGCTCTCAAAACGCTACCCCGGGTGAGCGGCGCCCAGATCTACCTTTCCCAGGAGGTCCTGGACGTTTTGCACCAGGCGGAGCGCGAGGCGGACCAGCTGCAGGACGATTACATCAGTCTGGAGCACGTCCTGCTGGCCCTCCTCCACAAAGGCAAGGAGGCCGCCAAGTTACTCAAAGCCAACGGCGCGGACGCGGACAAACTGCTCCTGGCGCTGAAAGAACTGCGCGGCAACCAGAGGGTCACGGACCAGAATCCGGAGGCCAAATTCCAGGCCCTGGAGAAATACGCCCGCAATCTGACCCGCCTGGCCCGCCAGGAAAAGCTGGACCCCGTGATCGGGCGTGACGACGAGATCCGCCGCGCGGTGCAGATCCTTTCCCGCCGCCGCAAGAACAATCCCATCCTGATCGGCGAGCCCGGAGTGGGCAAAACCGCCATCGTGGAAGGCCTGGCCCGCAGGGTCGTGGCCCGCGACGTGCCGGAAAACCTGAAGGACAAGGACATCCTGGAGTTGGACATGGCGGCTCTTTTGGCCGGGGCGAAATTCCGCGGCGAATTTGAGGAGCGCCTCAAGGCCGTATTGGGCGAGGTGGAAAAGTCCGACGGCCGCATCATCCTCTTCATCGACGAGATCCACACCGTGGTGGGTGCCGGAGCAGCCGAGGGCGCTGTGGACGCCTCGAACATGCTCAAACCCGCTCTGGCACGGGGTTCTCTGCATTGCATCGGCGCCACCACGATCGACGAATACCGCAAACACATAGAGAATGACCCCGCCCTGGAAAGGCGTTTCCAGCCCGTGCTGGTACAGGAGCCGAGCGTGGAGGACACCATCTCCATCCTGCGCGGCATCCGGGAAAAATATGAGGTCCACCACGGAGTCCAGATCACGGACAATGCCTTGGTTTCGGCTGCCGTGATGAGCGACCGCTACATCTCCGACCGTTTTTTGCCGGACAAGGCCATCGACCTGATCGATGAAGCCTGCGCCAAGCTGCGCATGGAGATCGATTCCCTGCCCTCGGAACTGGATGAGGCGGAGCGCAAACTGCGCCAGCTCGAGATCGAGCGCCTGTCCCTGGCCAAGGAAAAAGACAGCCTTTCCAAACAGCGGCTGGAGAAGATCAGTTCCGAGATCGCCCAGCTCAGCGAGGAGCGCAACGCCCTGCGCCTCAGATGGGAAAACGAAAAGAAGGTTTTTGAGCGCGCCCGCGCCCTGCGCACCGAGATAGATGCCCTGAAAAGCCAGGCGGATAAAGCCGAGCGGGAAGGGGATTACGAGACCACGGCCAAGCTGCGCTACGGCTCCATCAAGGAAAAGGAGAATGAACTGGCTGAACTCACGAAAGAGCTCGGCGCCGCGGCGGAAGAGGACAACGACCCCCTGATCAAGGAAAAGGTGGATGAGGAACTGATCGCGGAAGTGGTCTCCAAATGGACCAACATCCCCGTATCCAAGCTGGTGCAGAGCGAGATGAACAAGCTGCTCGGCCTCGAGGACATCCTGGCCCAGCGCGTGATCGGCCAGAGGGAGGGGATCACCGCTTTGGCCAATGCCATCCGCCGCTCCCGCAGTGGCCTCAGCGACACCAACCGGCCCATCGGCTCCTTCATTTTCCTTGGCCCGACAGGGGTGGGCAAGACCGAACTGGCCAAAACCCTGGCCGCTTATCTCTTCGATACCGAAAAAGCCATGCTGCGCCTGGACATGAGCGAATTCATGGAGAAACACTCGGTGGCCCGGCTGATCGGCGCGCCGCCCGGATATGTTGGCTACGACGAGGGCGGATACCTCACCGAAGGCGTGAGGCGCCGCCCCTACAGCGTCATCCTCTTCGACGAGATCGAAAAGGCCCATCCGGACGTGTTTAACATCCTGCTCCAGATCCTCGATGACGGCAGATTGACCGACGGCAAGGGCAGGACGGTCGATTTTCGCCACAGCGTGATCATCATGACCTCCAACATCGGCTCCCAGGAGATCTACGAGTGCGACGACCTCGAAGCCCTGCGCCCGCAACTGATGGGCACTCTGAAGCAGTATTTCCGGCCCGAATTCCTCAACCGCCTGGACGACGTCATCATCTTCCACAGGCTGAGCAAGGAAAACATCCGCCAGATCGTGGCCATCCAGCTCAAGCAGCTCGCCGGCCGCGTCCGCGAGAAAGGGATCGAACTCGACTGGACCCAGGCTTTGGTCGACCATATCGCCACAGCCGGCTACGATCCGCAGTTCGGCGCCCGGCCCCTCAAACGCCTGATCCAGAAAGACCTCGAGGACGCCATGGCCAAAGCCGTGCTGGCCGGATTCGCCGGTCCCGTGATGAAGCTGGATTTCCGCAGCGGCGAGGTCCTGATCACCTGA
- a CDS encoding T9SS type A sorting domain-containing protein, whose translation MGKLRLLPLFVFCICVLQAFQPGETFPTETGIERPELDPGPEYHSSRRGWLLTQNTRYHYNAGWQFSYLENYGYNAQGQQDLIARHNMVDGAMNLFGARDYVYTAAGQLLGTVYYSIADGVWSGSHRESNVYETDGNLGQVFVYEGNGSEWFLNYQQANSYEQGRLASEHLYGYYSWDGTFTEYESRFYSYNSDGKLEEKLILTVIGDPQEYTQRMIYVYSYTPDGSLAETLYQFWSWINGEYAWRDDKRDIHTCDGNGFLTEILQQYNSSTQGWHDTKRYTYTNDAFGNATLVLYQINSADGWQDWYKWEKVYANTGSQDEQIPPAGPELACRPNPFSGAAEISFEARESGNIDLAVYNLKGQKVKSLAKGAFSAGTHKLAWNGKEDQGQDLAAGIYLVRLRLPDGQSAVRRVTVLDR comes from the coding sequence ATGGGAAAGCTCAGACTTTTACCTTTGTTCGTTTTCTGCATCTGCGTGCTGCAGGCGTTCCAGCCGGGCGAAACCTTTCCGACCGAAACCGGTATTGAAAGGCCGGAACTGGATCCCGGCCCGGAATATCACTCTTCCCGGCGCGGCTGGCTGCTCACCCAAAACACCAGATACCACTACAACGCTGGCTGGCAGTTTTCTTACCTTGAAAACTACGGCTACAACGCGCAGGGGCAGCAAGATCTGATCGCCCGCCATAATATGGTGGATGGAGCCATGAATTTGTTCGGCGCCCGGGACTACGTATACACCGCCGCGGGGCAGCTCTTGGGAACCGTCTATTATTCCATCGCGGATGGCGTCTGGAGTGGCTCGCACAGGGAAAGCAATGTCTACGAAACAGACGGAAATCTGGGCCAGGTGTTCGTTTACGAAGGCAACGGAAGTGAGTGGTTTCTGAATTATCAGCAGGCGAATTCTTACGAACAAGGCCGGCTGGCCAGCGAGCATCTCTACGGCTATTATTCCTGGGACGGGACCTTCACGGAATATGAGAGCAGGTTCTATAGCTACAATTCGGACGGCAAGTTGGAAGAAAAGCTGATCCTCACAGTCATTGGTGATCCGCAAGAATATACGCAGCGCATGATATATGTTTACAGCTACACGCCCGACGGCAGCCTGGCCGAAACCCTTTACCAGTTCTGGAGCTGGATAAACGGCGAATATGCCTGGCGGGACGACAAGCGCGACATCCATACATGCGATGGCAACGGCTTCCTGACCGAAATCCTGCAGCAGTATAACAGCAGTACCCAGGGCTGGCATGACACCAAGCGCTACACATATACCAACGACGCCTTTGGCAACGCCACTCTGGTCTTGTATCAGATCAATTCTGCGGACGGCTGGCAGGATTGGTACAAATGGGAAAAAGTCTATGCCAACACAGGCTCGCAGGACGAGCAGATCCCTCCCGCGGGGCCTGAACTGGCCTGCCGCCCCAATCCCTTTTCCGGCGCGGCGGAGATCTCTTTCGAGGCCAGGGAGTCCGGCAATATCGATCTGGCCGTCTATAACCTGAAAGGGCAAAAGGTCAAAAGCCTGGCCAAAGGTGCTTTTTCCGCGGGCACGCACAAACTGGCCTGGAACGGAAAAGAAGACCAGGGCCAGGATCTGGCAGCCGGGATTTACCTGGTCCGGCTGAGGCTCCCAGACGGTCAAAGCGCGGTCCGGAGGGTGACGGTCCTTGACCGCTGA
- the groL gene encoding chaperonin GroEL (60 kDa chaperone family; promotes refolding of misfolded polypeptides especially under stressful conditions; forms two stacked rings of heptamers to form a barrel-shaped 14mer; ends can be capped by GroES; misfolded proteins enter the barrel where they are refolded when GroES binds), with the protein MAKQMLYSHDARTALKRGVDQLADAVKVTLGPRGRNVVLDKKFGSPTITNDGVTIAKEIELEGEFENMGAQLCKEVAEKTHDVAGDGTTTATLLAQSIIEEGLKHVTAGVNPMYLKRGLEKATKVVVDKIHEYSKTIKSSEEIAQIAAISANNDTEIGKLIAEAMDSVGKEGIINIEEAKSIDTGLEKVEGMQFDRGYLSPYFVTNADKMVTELEDPFILIHDKKISVLKDLLPILQEISQQGKPLLIIAEDIEGEALATLVVNKLRGVLNVAAVKAPGFGDRRKSMLEDIAVLTGATVISEEMGRRLDSATMTDLGRAKKIIIEKENTTIREGAGPETAVAARVKQIKAQIEETTSDYDKEKLQERLAKLSSGVAVIRIGAATETELKEKKARVDDALHATRAAVEEGIVPGGGVTLIQAAKALKDLKDLSHEEKVAVQIMMKALEKPAYQIASNAGEEGAVVVEKLKGYTDVHMGYNASNGKFEDLLKAGIIDPAKVVRSAVQNAASIAALLLTTECIITDIKEPEPPAPMPNPGMGGMY; encoded by the coding sequence ATGGCAAAACAAATGCTATATTCTCACGATGCCCGCACCGCACTGAAACGGGGCGTCGACCAGCTTGCCGATGCCGTGAAGGTGACCCTTGGCCCGCGCGGCAGAAACGTGGTATTGGACAAGAAATTTGGTTCTCCCACGATCACCAACGACGGTGTGACCATAGCCAAGGAAATTGAATTGGAAGGCGAATTTGAGAACATGGGCGCCCAGCTTTGCAAAGAGGTCGCGGAAAAGACCCACGATGTGGCCGGAGACGGCACCACCACCGCCACCCTGCTGGCCCAGTCCATCATTGAGGAAGGCCTGAAGCACGTGACCGCCGGGGTGAACCCGATGTATCTGAAGCGCGGCCTGGAAAAGGCCACCAAGGTGGTCGTGGACAAGATCCACGAATATTCCAAGACCATCAAGAGCAGCGAGGAGATCGCCCAGATCGCCGCAATTTCCGCCAACAACGATACGGAGATCGGCAAGCTCATCGCCGAGGCCATGGATTCAGTTGGGAAAGAAGGCATTATCAACATCGAGGAAGCCAAATCGATCGACACCGGCCTGGAGAAGGTCGAGGGCATGCAGTTCGACCGCGGCTACCTTTCCCCCTATTTTGTGACCAACGCGGACAAGATGGTCACCGAGCTTGAGGATCCCTTCATCCTCATCCACGACAAGAAGATAAGCGTCCTCAAGGACCTGCTTCCCATTCTTCAGGAGATCTCCCAACAGGGCAAACCCCTGCTTATCATCGCCGAAGACATCGAAGGCGAGGCCCTGGCCACCCTCGTGGTCAACAAACTCCGCGGCGTGCTCAATGTCGCCGCAGTCAAGGCCCCCGGCTTTGGTGACCGCCGCAAGTCCATGCTGGAAGACATCGCCGTCCTCACCGGCGCCACCGTGATCAGCGAGGAAATGGGGCGCCGCCTCGACAGCGCCACCATGACCGACCTCGGCCGCGCCAAGAAGATTATCATCGAAAAGGAAAACACCACCATCCGCGAAGGCGCCGGCCCTGAAACAGCGGTCGCCGCGCGCGTCAAGCAGATCAAGGCCCAGATCGAGGAAACCACCTCCGATTACGACAAGGAAAAGCTCCAGGAACGCCTGGCCAAGCTTTCCAGCGGCGTGGCCGTGATCCGCATCGGCGCCGCCACCGAAACCGAACTCAAGGAAAAGAAAGCCCGCGTGGATGACGCTTTGCACGCCACCCGCGCCGCGGTCGAGGAAGGAATCGTGCCCGGCGGCGGAGTCACCCTGATCCAGGCCGCCAAAGCCCTCAAGGACCTGAAGGACCTTTCCCACGAAGAGAAAGTGGCCGTGCAGATCATGATGAAAGCCCTGGAAAAACCCGCCTACCAGATCGCCTCCAACGCCGGCGAGGAAGGCGCGGTCGTGGTTGAAAAGCTCAAAGGCTATACCGATGTGCACATGGGTTACAACGCCTCCAACGGCAAATTCGAGGACCTGCTCAAAGCCGGTATCATCGATCCCGCCAAGGTTGTGCGCTCCGCGGTCCAGAACGCCGCCTCCATCGCCGCATTGCTGCTCACCACCGAGTGCATCATCACCGACATCAAGGAACCCGAACCACCCGCTCCGATGCCCAATCCCGGCATGGGCGGAATGTACTAA
- a CDS encoding ribonuclease HIII, whose product MDKHIEEYLAELLPELARRGIHISSQREIAYGVQLRLARDSQAATLNVYHSAKKGLSKVLGADSGSSLKQELEELCGGREQPVGDFHTWERWIGSDECGKGDYFGALVVAAFAMDSELEGALRRLGVADSKKLRDPQIKSIALQLYEKFNSRIACVVIKPLKYNEIIADMQSRKQNLNDLLAWQHGTAIIELLGRFGDSQGVLVDQFSRRKKVREFIKSRELPIPVEERPGAEADPAVAAASIIARYQFIQSRQAMDRHYQMKFPLGSGKNVLAPAREFADKYGWNRLAEVAKLHFVTSRDVRVQDIFEPGANK is encoded by the coding sequence ATGGACAAGCATATAGAAGAATACTTGGCGGAACTTCTGCCGGAACTGGCCCGGCGCGGAATCCACATCAGCAGCCAGCGCGAGATCGCCTATGGGGTGCAGTTGCGCCTCGCGCGGGACTCCCAGGCCGCCACTTTGAACGTCTACCACTCTGCCAAAAAAGGACTTAGCAAAGTGTTGGGCGCCGACTCCGGAAGCTCTTTGAAACAGGAATTGGAGGAGCTCTGCGGGGGCCGGGAACAGCCGGTGGGCGATTTTCACACCTGGGAGCGCTGGATCGGCTCGGATGAATGCGGCAAGGGGGATTATTTCGGCGCTCTGGTCGTGGCGGCCTTTGCCATGGATTCCGAATTGGAAGGCGCTCTGCGCAGGCTGGGCGTGGCGGACAGCAAAAAGCTGCGCGACCCCCAGATCAAATCCATCGCCCTGCAGCTTTACGAAAAATTCAATTCCCGGATCGCCTGCGTGGTGATCAAACCCCTCAAATACAACGAGATAATCGCGGACATGCAGAGCCGGAAGCAGAACCTGAACGACCTTTTGGCCTGGCAGCACGGCACAGCCATAATCGAGCTTCTGGGCAGGTTTGGCGATTCCCAGGGCGTCCTCGTGGACCAATTTAGCCGCCGGAAAAAGGTGCGCGAATTCATTAAAAGCCGGGAACTGCCAATACCGGTGGAGGAACGTCCCGGCGCGGAAGCCGATCCAGCCGTGGCCGCGGCTTCGATCATCGCTCGCTACCAGTTCATCCAGAGCCGGCAGGCCATGGACCGGCATTACCAGATGAAGTTTCCTCTCGGCAGCGGGAAAAATGTGCTCGCCCCGGCCCGGGAATTTGCCGACAAATATGGCTGGAACCGTCTGGCGGAGGTGGCCAAGCTGCATTTTGTCACCAGCCGGGACGTCCGCGTGCAGGACATCTTCGAGCCTGGCGCCAATAAATAG
- a CDS encoding DNA alkylation repair protein → MIKAMGRLNLDDFKLMEAHVEKVFKNLDKGNTDMARKQIFELANTANYFVREELGKRLAVYKGKGKLEKICSEMLDDFLYGIRATALFYFYNRYQDNPEVIVKTLDKTFESVPWESETICFELWKKSPEVMKDYMPLWAVSDNEKKRAMSLHGMESIAGRNPQYVLTFLGKLLDDESEEVQKKIAHILTQVGRQRPLQTYANIKRWLLEGDENRARTIWQTLRKLASIFTQKNMRDKTQEFISVTQRTAQEWKSDSNPSVVQMGNRLGKLLKDA, encoded by the coding sequence ATGATCAAAGCAATGGGACGTCTGAACCTGGACGATTTCAAACTCATGGAAGCGCATGTCGAGAAGGTCTTCAAAAACCTGGACAAGGGCAACACCGACATGGCCAGAAAGCAGATCTTCGAGCTGGCCAACACCGCGAACTACTTTGTGCGCGAGGAACTGGGCAAACGCCTGGCCGTATATAAAGGAAAGGGCAAGCTGGAAAAGATCTGTTCGGAGATGCTGGACGATTTTCTCTACGGCATCCGCGCCACGGCCCTCTTCTATTTCTACAATCGCTATCAGGACAATCCCGAGGTCATCGTCAAAACCCTGGACAAGACCTTCGAATCGGTTCCCTGGGAGAGCGAGACGATCTGTTTCGAGCTGTGGAAAAAGAGCCCCGAGGTGATGAAGGACTACATGCCCCTCTGGGCCGTTTCGGACAACGAAAAGAAGCGCGCCATGAGCCTGCACGGGATGGAAAGCATCGCCGGGCGGAATCCCCAGTATGTGCTCACCTTTTTGGGCAAGCTCCTGGACGACGAAAGCGAGGAAGTGCAAAAAAAGATCGCCCACATTCTCACCCAGGTGGGGCGCCAGCGGCCTTTGCAGACCTATGCCAACATCAAGCGCTGGCTGCTGGAGGGCGACGAAAACCGCGCCCGCACGATCTGGCAGACCCTCCGCAAACTGGCCAGCATCTTCACCCAGAAGAACATGCGCGACAAAACCCAGGAATTCATCTCCGTAACCCAGCGCACCGCCCAGGAATGGAAGTCTGATTCCAACCCCAGCGTCGTCCAGATGGGCAACCGCCTTGGCAAGCTGCTCAAGGACGCATGA
- a CDS encoding RNA methyltransferase, translating into MIHVILVEPIYEGNVGAVARIMHNFGFSNLRIVGSVPKKNDFYLAMHSEHLLDEARLFPNLREAVADLDRVIAFSRRVGRYKPVDMDPAQTAQYCAKIPDLEIGLVFGRETFGLTDEEAALCPLRCHIPANPDFPSINLAQAVTIALWELQRLPFAGPKSARLRSVSGIELDKIKAYMLEVMQATCFFRSHETTNWELFLNKMLTQLNPSKTMLWRFRQMFNRWHVLVTGKGRGYNEERGSGPGTGNEK; encoded by the coding sequence ATGATCCACGTCATCCTGGTGGAGCCAATTTACGAGGGCAATGTCGGCGCCGTCGCGCGCATCATGCACAATTTCGGCTTCAGCAACCTGCGCATCGTGGGCAGCGTGCCCAAAAAGAACGATTTCTACCTGGCCATGCATTCCGAGCACCTATTGGATGAGGCCAGGCTCTTTCCCAACCTGCGGGAAGCCGTGGCAGACCTGGACCGCGTGATCGCCTTTTCCCGCCGCGTGGGCAGATACAAGCCCGTGGACATGGATCCGGCGCAGACCGCGCAATATTGCGCTAAAATCCCGGACCTGGAGATCGGCCTCGTCTTCGGGCGCGAGACTTTCGGCCTCACCGACGAAGAAGCCGCGCTCTGTCCCCTGCGCTGCCACATTCCGGCCAATCCTGATTTTCCCTCCATCAATCTGGCCCAGGCAGTCACCATCGCCCTTTGGGAACTGCAGCGCCTGCCCTTTGCCGGGCCAAAAAGCGCCAGGCTCAGGTCCGTGAGCGGAATAGAACTTGACAAAATCAAGGCCTACATGCTCGAGGTTATGCAGGCGACATGTTTTTTCCGCAGCCACGAAACCACGAATTGGGAGTTGTTTTTGAACAAGATGCTCACGCAGCTCAATCCTTCCAAAACCATGCTCTGGCGGTTCCGGCAGATGTTCAACCGCTGGCATGTCCTCGTGACGGGCAAAGGCAGGGGTTACAACGAGGAGCGGGGCTCAGGCCCCGGCACCGGAAATGAAAAATAG
- a CDS encoding DNA alkylation repair protein encodes MTTLLAVTQMDPRQEEIFSFCEKYFFDHENPVLVNKNARFFTEGYDAFGLDEIQLKELRNEVLARFQPSVPELGKLAWHFFATGKYEFGSLAILLLKKHRPRFDRSIYDEIRRCLDGVVENWAHADLIATKITPIFLELNLATMDDFRSWLSSESKWTRRVAAVTMLWQRNRLPVSELLDFAQPLMLDEARPVQQGVGWLLRELWKLFPREVEDFLFQNKDRSPRLIIQYATEKMNKDKKKRFRRAISEDKKSRKPQFRKEKKTPEDTHE; translated from the coding sequence ATGACCACACTTTTGGCCGTCACGCAGATGGACCCGCGCCAGGAAGAGATCTTCAGCTTCTGCGAGAAATACTTCTTTGACCACGAAAACCCGGTCCTGGTGAACAAGAACGCCCGCTTTTTCACCGAGGGCTACGATGCCTTCGGGCTGGACGAGATCCAGCTCAAGGAACTGCGCAATGAGGTCCTGGCCCGCTTCCAGCCGAGCGTTCCGGAACTGGGGAAACTGGCCTGGCACTTCTTCGCCACCGGCAAATACGAATTTGGCTCCCTCGCCATCCTGCTTCTCAAAAAGCACCGCCCCCGCTTCGACCGCAGCATCTATGACGAGATCAGGCGCTGCCTGGACGGCGTGGTGGAAAACTGGGCCCACGCGGACCTCATCGCCACCAAGATCACACCGATATTCCTGGAACTGAATCTGGCCACGATGGACGATTTCCGCTCCTGGTTGAGCTCAGAAAGCAAATGGACCCGGCGCGTCGCGGCCGTCACCATGCTCTGGCAAAGAAACCGCCTGCCCGTTTCCGAACTGCTCGATTTCGCGCAGCCCCTGATGCTGGATGAAGCCAGGCCTGTGCAACAGGGCGTCGGCTGGCTGCTCCGCGAGCTGTGGAAACTCTTTCCCCGCGAGGTGGAGGATTTCCTGTTCCAAAACAAGGACAGGTCCCCGCGCCTGATCATCCAATATGCCACGGAAAAGATGAACAAGGACAAAAAGAAACGCTTCCGCCGCGCCATCTCGGAAGACAAGAAATCCCGCAAACCCCAGTTCCGCAAGGAAAAAAAGACCCCTGAGGACACCCATGAATAG